The following are from one region of the Leptospirales bacterium genome:
- a CDS encoding TylF/MycF family methyltransferase, whose amino-acid sequence MPQNTPMTSQQILTFTKYIRRHELARLLVQYELFKMSQTVKGSIVECGVYLGSGVLAWGKLAECLEPYNFLRKIVGFDTFEGFPSIANEDLGGNASAAKIGHLDPKYDTFAEIQECIADFNSTRLLSHQEKIILVKGDATRTIPEYLSTNPHLLVSLLYLDFDIYEPTKIALQHFLPRMPKGAIVAFDELNDPKWPGETAALLEILDLRDYSLQSFPFEPHISYIQL is encoded by the coding sequence ATGCCTCAAAACACGCCAATGACATCGCAACAAATATTGACCTTCACAAAATATATCAGACGGCATGAACTTGCACGACTCCTTGTTCAATATGAGCTATTCAAGATGTCCCAGACGGTAAAGGGGTCGATTGTAGAATGCGGGGTTTACCTTGGTTCCGGCGTCCTTGCATGGGGAAAATTGGCCGAATGCCTTGAGCCATACAATTTTCTTAGAAAAATTGTTGGCTTTGATACATTTGAAGGCTTTCCAAGCATTGCCAACGAAGATCTTGGCGGCAATGCTTCCGCAGCGAAAATCGGCCATCTTGATCCAAAGTACGATACCTTTGCTGAAATTCAGGAATGCATTGCGGACTTCAATAGCACCCGCCTCCTAAGTCACCAGGAGAAAATCATTCTCGTTAAAGGAGACGCAACCAGGACGATTCCGGAATATTTAAGCACAAATCCACATCTTCTGGTATCGCTGCTATACCTTGATTTCGATATCTATGAGCCCACGAAAATTGCTCTGCAGCACTTTCTTCCGCGCATGCCAAAAGGCGCCATAGTTGCTTTTGATGAATTGAATGATCCGAAATGGCCAGGGGAGACTGCCGCCTTGCTAGAGATTCTGGATCTGCGGGATTACAGTTTGCAGTCATTTCCCTTTGAGCCGCACATCAGCTATATTCAGCTGTAG
- a CDS encoding SDR family oxidoreductase has protein sequence MSALLSLSSLLGRRVLLTGAAGVLGGAIAEMLAGQGATLQLVDRPGADFSRTLDRLGEAVEKTQVIECDLEVEADRKRLITLVIGFDSPLDVLINNAAFVGDSNLSGWVEPFEKQSVATWRRAIEVNLTAAFELCQGLAPSLRRSGRGVIVNVASLYGHLGPDWKLYDGTTMGNPAAYAASKGGLIQLTRWLATTLAPEIRVNAVSPGGFLRNQPLEFVERYVARTPLRRMADESDIMGTIAYLASDLSSYVTGQNLALDGGWSAW, from the coding sequence ATGAGCGCCCTCTTGTCTCTCTCCTCGCTCCTCGGCCGCCGCGTTCTGCTGACTGGAGCAGCTGGCGTACTGGGCGGGGCAATTGCAGAGATGCTGGCGGGCCAAGGCGCGACTCTGCAGCTTGTAGATCGACCCGGCGCCGATTTCTCGCGTACCCTGGATCGGCTGGGCGAAGCAGTCGAAAAGACGCAGGTTATTGAATGCGATCTTGAGGTCGAAGCTGATCGGAAACGCCTTATTACTTTAGTCATCGGCTTTGACTCCCCGTTGGATGTACTCATTAACAATGCTGCATTCGTAGGTGATTCAAATCTCAGCGGCTGGGTAGAGCCCTTCGAAAAACAGAGCGTTGCCACCTGGCGAAGGGCAATTGAAGTAAATCTGACCGCCGCCTTTGAATTGTGCCAGGGTCTGGCGCCAAGTCTGCGTCGGTCCGGGCGCGGCGTAATTGTCAATGTTGCATCACTTTACGGACACCTCGGGCCTGATTGGAAGCTCTACGACGGAACGACGATGGGAAATCCGGCAGCCTATGCCGCATCAAAAGGCGGGCTAATACAGCTCACTCGCTGGCTGGCAACGACGCTTGCGCCAGAGATCAGGGTGAACGCTGTTTCACCAGGAGGCTTTTTGAGAAATCAACCACTCGAATTTGTCGAAAGATATGTGGCGCGCACGCCACTTCGCCGTATGGCAGACGAGTCCGATATCATGGGAACGATCGCTTATCTGGCGAGCGATCTTTCCTCCTATGTAACCGGACAGAATCTAGCGCTCGACGGCGGCTGGAGCGCCTGGTAA
- a CDS encoding acylneuraminate cytidylyltransferase family protein, translating into MDAVGLICARGGSRGLPGKNLRRLGGETLVGLAVRHLMQTESIRRVLISTDSEEIAAAARDAGAESPFMRPTELAQDHSPEWEVWRHALRFLSSSEGRLPDALVVAPATSPLRIPQDIQRALSKFGNGTADLVLAMTPAHRSPYFNMVVAKADGAVGLVNPPISQISRRQDAPAVFDITTVVYVARPGYVLNSPGLFSGRVEAIEVPAERAIDIDTPLDFAIANCLFNCQGTTE; encoded by the coding sequence ATGGATGCGGTTGGCCTTATATGTGCTCGCGGTGGTTCGCGCGGTTTACCCGGCAAGAATCTACGTCGCCTGGGCGGCGAAACATTGGTTGGTCTTGCTGTCCGTCATCTTATGCAAACGGAATCAATACGTCGTGTTCTCATCTCAACAGACTCAGAAGAGATCGCAGCAGCAGCGCGCGACGCCGGGGCCGAGTCGCCTTTTATGCGGCCGACCGAACTCGCCCAGGATCATTCGCCGGAGTGGGAAGTTTGGCGGCACGCACTTCGGTTTCTTAGTTCGAGTGAAGGCAGGCTTCCAGATGCGCTGGTAGTGGCCCCAGCGACTTCACCTTTGAGAATTCCGCAGGATATTCAGCGAGCCCTGAGCAAATTTGGCAATGGGACTGCGGACCTTGTTCTTGCAATGACTCCGGCGCATAGAAGTCCCTACTTTAATATGGTCGTTGCAAAAGCAGACGGAGCCGTTGGACTTGTGAATCCGCCGATCAGTCAGATTAGCAGACGCCAGGATGCTCCTGCTGTTTTCGATATTACGACCGTGGTCTATGTTGCGCGGCCAGGCTATGTACTGAATTCGCCGGGTCTTTTTTCCGGCAGAGTCGAAGCCATTGAGGTTCCGGCCGAGCGCGCAATTGATATAGATACGCCCCTGGATTTTGCAATCGCTAATTGTCTCTTCAACTGTCAGGGAACAACTGAATGA
- a CDS encoding Gfo/Idh/MocA family oxidoreductase — translation MIERIVIAGYGSIGARHLRIARSLLPQADIRVLRRDTAYEPPSESNGLLNSYSDACAFKPQLTVVCGPATMHCAAIECLLPSETNFLIEKPLAADSESGRKIERSLRAGGRIAQLGYNLRYSTALQEFKKLIDSSEIGKVRFVQASVGQWLPSWRPGRDYRQSVSARSELGGGALLELSHELDYLRWIFGEFAWIQSYSAHLSDLQINVEDCASLVAVTHSSGDMQQTLISLNLDFLQRTPARMCLAIGEYGSLRWNAVSDRVERSEDAAGWKTVYAGEQDADGSYRAEWRALLESIKKGEDAKPGLDDGVRALCYVEAARKSAETGQRISPATLDAV, via the coding sequence GTGATTGAACGGATAGTTATAGCCGGATACGGCAGCATTGGTGCACGCCATCTGCGGATCGCGCGCAGCTTGTTGCCGCAAGCCGACATTCGAGTCTTGAGGCGCGACACAGCATATGAGCCGCCATCCGAAAGCAATGGCCTGCTCAATTCCTATTCCGATGCTTGCGCCTTCAAGCCTCAGCTAACCGTTGTTTGTGGCCCCGCAACCATGCATTGTGCGGCTATAGAATGTCTCTTGCCATCCGAAACGAACTTTCTGATTGAAAAACCTCTGGCTGCCGATTCGGAAAGCGGTCGGAAAATTGAAAGATCGCTTCGGGCGGGAGGAAGAATAGCACAATTAGGATACAATTTGCGTTACAGTACCGCACTACAGGAGTTCAAAAAACTTATTGATTCATCTGAAATTGGTAAGGTTCGTTTCGTCCAAGCCTCGGTCGGTCAATGGCTCCCATCCTGGCGGCCAGGGCGCGACTACCGCCAATCCGTGAGTGCGAGAAGTGAACTGGGCGGCGGTGCGCTACTCGAGCTTAGTCATGAGCTGGACTATTTGCGCTGGATTTTTGGCGAATTCGCATGGATTCAATCTTATTCGGCTCATTTGAGTGATTTACAAATCAACGTTGAGGATTGCGCTAGCTTGGTTGCCGTGACACACTCCTCAGGCGATATGCAACAAACTCTGATTTCTCTCAATCTGGATTTCCTTCAACGAACTCCTGCTCGCATGTGTCTGGCTATCGGCGAATATGGATCGCTTCGCTGGAATGCCGTAAGCGATCGTGTAGAAAGAAGCGAAGACGCCGCGGGTTGGAAAACTGTTTATGCTGGCGAGCAAGACGCTGACGGGTCATATCGAGCTGAGTGGCGAGCTCTACTCGAATCGATCAAAAAAGGGGAGGACGCCAAGCCTGGACTGGATGACGGAGTTCGCGCCTTATGCTACGTGGAGGCCGCGCGCAAGTCTGCAGAGACTGGCCAGCGAATCTCACCTGCAACACTTGACGCGGTCTGA
- the hisH gene encoding imidazole glycerol phosphate synthase subunit HisH yields the protein MQSNEVVIIDYGVGNLLSVQRGFEHFGARVTLSSDAEIICRARRLVLPGVGAFGAAMNVLRSLQLFEPILEAARSGAPLLGICLGMQMLFEESEEFGLHKGLALIPGRVAPVPSVTTDGSSQRIPHIGWSALYPATNSPPWRDTSLAEVKPGDSVYFVHSFMAMPVHPSDRLADANYGGHSVAGVVKRNNVTGCQFHPEKSGSVGLSILKNFLQ from the coding sequence ATGCAATCGAATGAAGTGGTCATCATTGACTACGGAGTAGGGAATTTACTCAGCGTCCAACGGGGCTTCGAGCATTTCGGCGCACGCGTCACTTTATCATCGGATGCCGAAATTATTTGCAGAGCGCGCCGATTGGTGCTCCCCGGAGTTGGGGCGTTTGGCGCTGCGATGAATGTTCTGCGTTCGCTTCAACTTTTTGAACCAATATTGGAAGCCGCACGTAGCGGCGCTCCATTGCTTGGCATATGTCTGGGCATGCAAATGCTATTTGAGGAAAGCGAAGAGTTCGGTCTGCATAAAGGCCTGGCGCTCATTCCCGGTCGCGTAGCGCCTGTACCTTCAGTGACAACGGATGGTTCCTCTCAAAGGATACCGCATATAGGTTGGAGCGCACTCTACCCAGCCACAAATTCGCCCCCCTGGCGCGACACTTCGCTGGCAGAGGTCAAACCCGGCGACTCTGTCTATTTTGTGCATTCATTTATGGCAATGCCAGTCCATCCTTCAGACCGATTGGCTGATGCAAATTATGGCGGGCATTCGGTTGCCGGGGTTGTCAAAAGGAACAACGTAACGGGATGCCAGTTTCATCCAGAAAAGAGCGGCTCTGTAGGGCTAAGCATCCTCAAGAATTTCTTACAGTGA
- a CDS encoding imidazole glycerol phosphate synthase cyclase subunit — translation MSESGANLRLIARLDIKGPNLIKGVHLEGLRVIGPPNEYAIKYYLQGADELLYMDCVASLYGRNHLSDIVREAARDIFVPMTVGGGIRAVEDARSLLRSGADKVAVNTAAISNPNLIRQLAETFGSQCVVLSVEAKQQAADQWEAYTDNGRERTGRDVVSWVEEATALGAGEILLTSVDREGTRRGFDLPLLKAVTGRVSVPVIASGGMGRTEDIIAAAAENVSAVAFADILHYGRARVSDVRRTAQEAGIRVRRYDDAIE, via the coding sequence ATGAGTGAAAGTGGCGCGAATTTGCGACTGATTGCTCGACTGGACATCAAGGGCCCCAATCTAATTAAAGGGGTTCACCTTGAAGGATTGCGAGTTATCGGCCCGCCGAACGAATATGCCATCAAGTACTACCTCCAGGGTGCAGACGAATTGCTGTATATGGACTGCGTGGCAAGCTTGTACGGCAGGAATCACCTGTCGGATATTGTCCGAGAGGCGGCAAGGGACATTTTTGTCCCCATGACCGTCGGCGGGGGTATTCGCGCCGTTGAGGATGCAAGATCCCTGCTCCGATCAGGTGCAGACAAAGTTGCCGTCAATACTGCGGCGATCAGCAATCCGAATCTTATCCGTCAGCTTGCCGAGACCTTTGGCAGCCAGTGCGTGGTGCTTTCTGTGGAAGCAAAACAGCAGGCCGCTGATCAGTGGGAAGCTTACACGGACAACGGTCGTGAACGCACCGGTCGCGATGTAGTTTCCTGGGTGGAGGAAGCCACTGCCCTTGGGGCCGGGGAGATCCTGCTCACTTCTGTGGACCGCGAAGGAACGCGGCGCGGCTTTGATTTGCCTTTATTGAAAGCAGTAACCGGCCGCGTTTCCGTGCCGGTCATCGCCAGCGGCGGCATGGGAAGAACAGAGGATATCATTGCTGCTGCCGCCGAGAATGTCAGTGCGGTCGCTTTTGCCGATATCCTTCACTACGGTCGCGCAAGAGTGAGTGATGTTCGCCGCACTGCACAAGAAGCGGGGATTCGGGTTCGAAGGTACGATGATGCAATCGAATGA
- a CDS encoding N-acetyl sugar amidotransferase, whose product MELMKYPAVTDRTEYSRDNPNPRTLYGLPQTVSYCKKCVISNQRPNSAVEYKHTKESRKATINFDMHGICDACNFAERKRYAIDWNLREQQLKELCDRHRKSDGSYDCIVPGSGGKDSFYASHVLKHNYGMHPLTVTWAPHVYTEWGWRNFQSWIHAGHDNYLMTPNGRIHRLLTRLSTELLFHPFQAFMFGQKSLAPKMALLFNIPLVFFGENEAEYGNPIGDTETAKRDWSYFSAENQASIFLGGVSVADLKTQFGVDQNDLQPYLPANPEHLNRTGVEVHYLGYYLKWHPQSCYYYAVEHGGFAASPERTPGTYSKYNSIDDRIDDLHYYTTGVKFGIGRATYDAAQEIRSGDITREEGAALVRRFDHEFPARFENELYQYLSIPEREFPEASRMFERPLMDREYFLRLADQFRSPHLWVAEGDAWKLRYPID is encoded by the coding sequence ATGGAATTGATGAAATACCCCGCAGTCACTGACAGGACGGAATACTCCCGAGATAACCCGAATCCGCGCACGCTCTACGGGCTGCCGCAGACTGTCTCCTACTGCAAAAAGTGCGTCATTTCCAATCAGCGGCCAAATTCCGCAGTCGAATACAAGCATACAAAAGAATCTCGAAAAGCGACTATCAATTTTGACATGCACGGTATTTGCGATGCTTGCAATTTTGCTGAGCGCAAGCGCTACGCCATTGACTGGAATCTTCGCGAGCAGCAGCTAAAAGAGTTATGCGACCGCCACCGCAAATCGGATGGATCGTACGACTGCATCGTCCCTGGCTCCGGCGGAAAAGACAGCTTCTATGCCTCGCATGTACTCAAGCATAACTATGGCATGCATCCGCTAACGGTAACATGGGCTCCGCATGTCTACACTGAATGGGGGTGGAGAAATTTTCAATCATGGATTCATGCTGGTCACGACAACTATCTCATGACGCCAAATGGTCGAATCCACCGTCTGCTAACTCGACTTTCGACTGAGCTGCTTTTTCATCCCTTTCAGGCCTTCATGTTCGGGCAGAAATCGCTGGCGCCTAAGATGGCGCTGCTTTTCAATATCCCTCTTGTTTTTTTTGGTGAAAACGAAGCAGAATATGGAAATCCGATTGGCGACACAGAAACCGCCAAACGAGATTGGTCCTACTTTAGCGCGGAGAATCAGGCATCGATATTCTTGGGCGGAGTATCCGTTGCGGATCTGAAGACCCAATTTGGTGTCGATCAAAATGATCTTCAACCGTACCTCCCAGCCAATCCGGAGCATTTGAACAGAACGGGCGTTGAAGTCCACTATCTTGGCTATTACCTGAAGTGGCATCCTCAGAGTTGCTACTACTACGCTGTAGAGCATGGCGGATTTGCGGCATCCCCCGAGAGGACTCCAGGAACTTATTCAAAATACAACAGCATTGATGATCGGATCGATGATTTGCACTATTACACTACGGGCGTCAAATTTGGAATCGGTCGCGCAACTTATGACGCCGCACAGGAAATCCGATCAGGCGACATTACGCGCGAAGAGGGCGCGGCGCTGGTACGCCGCTTCGATCATGAATTTCCGGCTCGCTTTGAAAACGAGCTATATCAATATTTGAGTATTCCGGAGCGCGAATTCCCGGAAGCTAGCAGAATGTTTGAGCGTCCGCTAATGGATCGAGAGTATTTCTTGCGCCTGGCTGATCAATTTCGCTCTCCGCACTTATGGGTTGCCGAAGGAGACGCTTGGAAACTTCGCTATCCAATTGACTGA
- a CDS encoding nucleotidyltransferase family protein produces MDWKKCRLTLATTVGDAVRSLNESGLKIVLVVSESDKLEGTVSDGDIRRGMLRGVTVADPIESVLHRKPFVVPPEVGHEVVNQLMHVNKIQQVPIVDGLHRVVGLHLWDEVAAGPERSNIVIIMAGGLGTRLRPHTETCPKPLLPVAGKPMLEHIIDRARGEGFVRFVLAIQYLGHMIEEYFQNGERWGVQIDYLREERPMGTAGALSLLAPRPDMPFLVTNGDVLTDIQYGELLAFHSRYGACATMAVRLHEWQHPFGVVQTEGVEITGFEEKPLHRTHVNAGVYALEPAALDEVLPNERCDMPTLFERLRSKGQRTVAYPMHEPWLDVGAPEDLRRAGEASDTRQRRSLDSWN; encoded by the coding sequence ATGGACTGGAAGAAGTGCAGACTGACACTGGCGACAACGGTGGGGGACGCTGTTAGAAGCCTGAATGAAAGCGGTTTGAAGATTGTCCTCGTCGTATCTGAAAGTGATAAATTGGAGGGTACAGTATCTGACGGCGACATCCGCAGAGGAATGTTACGCGGAGTTACCGTAGCAGACCCGATCGAGTCTGTACTTCACAGAAAGCCATTTGTCGTGCCGCCAGAAGTGGGCCATGAAGTGGTCAATCAGCTAATGCATGTCAATAAAATACAACAAGTACCTATTGTTGATGGATTACACAGGGTCGTTGGTCTGCACCTTTGGGACGAGGTCGCGGCGGGGCCGGAGCGAAGCAACATCGTGATCATAATGGCTGGCGGCTTAGGGACAAGGCTTCGACCGCATACCGAAACCTGTCCGAAGCCGCTCCTGCCTGTGGCAGGGAAGCCTATGCTCGAGCACATTATCGACCGCGCTCGAGGCGAGGGGTTCGTTCGTTTCGTTCTGGCAATTCAGTATCTGGGCCACATGATCGAAGAATACTTCCAGAACGGCGAACGTTGGGGAGTTCAAATTGACTACCTTCGCGAGGAAAGACCAATGGGCACGGCCGGTGCGCTCAGTCTCCTTGCTCCACGTCCAGATATGCCTTTTCTTGTAACCAATGGCGATGTACTTACTGATATTCAATACGGCGAGCTACTCGCCTTCCACAGCCGGTATGGTGCTTGTGCGACTATGGCAGTGCGCCTCCATGAGTGGCAGCATCCGTTTGGCGTAGTCCAAACCGAAGGCGTCGAGATTACCGGATTTGAGGAAAAGCCGCTCCATCGCACACACGTAAATGCCGGCGTCTACGCTCTTGAGCCGGCGGCCCTCGATGAAGTTCTTCCGAATGAGCGCTGCGATATGCCGACACTCTTCGAGCGCCTGCGGTCCAAAGGACAGAGAACGGTCGCCTACCCAATGCACGAGCCGTGGCTTGACGTTGGTGCGCCAGAGGACTTGCGAAGGGCCGGGGAAGCGAGCGATACGCGGCAACGAAGGAGCCTGGATTCATGGAATTGA
- the neuC gene encoding UDP-N-acetylglucosamine 2-epimerase (hydrolyzing), whose amino-acid sequence MIRVCFVTGGRAEYGLLRWVMEEVRESPDMNLQILATGAHLSAAHGATIAEIERDGFTVSKRVEMLLADDSPGSVVKSMGLELIGLADAFRELQPEWLVLLGDRYEILMAATAALICRIPIAHVHGGEISEGAFDDSIRHAITKMSHLHFVACEEYARRVVQLGEEPDRVYNVGGLGIESIRRLRPLNLLELESDLQVSLKPPILLTTFHPATLDPIDPGEQMGCVLRALAAIDEATILFTMPNADPGNATIRSQIQQFCSDRPRAFAFESLGQLRYLSCMAVAGAVVGNSSSGLLEAPGLGTPTVNIGIRQAGRVRASSVIDCSLNEFEIAAAIRRSLTPGFRANAGNSQNPFGDGFAAKRIVSVIRSFDRTKVASKHFHDVTFPVSGSARDATCPIAN is encoded by the coding sequence ATGATCAGGGTTTGCTTTGTAACCGGTGGTCGTGCTGAGTATGGATTGTTGCGTTGGGTGATGGAGGAAGTGCGAGAGTCGCCCGATATGAATTTGCAGATTCTTGCAACCGGCGCTCACCTATCTGCCGCTCATGGTGCAACTATCGCTGAAATTGAACGCGATGGCTTTACAGTTAGTAAGCGGGTCGAAATGCTTCTGGCTGACGATAGCCCTGGTTCCGTAGTTAAATCAATGGGACTTGAACTGATCGGTTTGGCCGACGCTTTTCGCGAATTGCAACCGGAATGGCTCGTTTTGCTAGGCGATCGCTATGAAATCCTGATGGCAGCTACGGCAGCTTTGATTTGCCGAATTCCTATCGCGCATGTTCACGGCGGCGAGATCAGCGAGGGCGCCTTCGATGACTCCATCCGTCATGCAATAACGAAGATGTCACATTTGCACTTTGTGGCCTGCGAAGAATATGCCCGCAGGGTGGTTCAGCTTGGGGAGGAGCCTGATCGTGTGTACAACGTTGGCGGCCTTGGAATAGAAAGCATTAGGCGTCTTAGACCGCTGAATTTGCTAGAGCTGGAATCGGACCTGCAGGTTTCATTGAAACCGCCGATTTTGCTAACGACATTTCATCCAGCAACTTTGGATCCAATTGACCCGGGCGAGCAAATGGGATGCGTTTTACGTGCACTAGCTGCAATTGACGAAGCTACGATCTTGTTTACAATGCCAAACGCCGATCCAGGGAATGCGACTATACGAAGTCAGATCCAGCAATTCTGCAGCGATCGGCCAAGAGCATTTGCTTTTGAGTCTTTAGGTCAGCTTCGCTACCTTTCATGCATGGCTGTCGCCGGCGCCGTAGTCGGTAATTCATCAAGCGGATTGCTCGAGGCGCCTGGGCTGGGAACCCCCACGGTGAATATTGGCATTAGACAAGCTGGTCGCGTTCGCGCGTCCAGCGTCATTGATTGTAGTTTGAACGAATTCGAAATTGCCGCGGCGATACGGCGCTCTTTGACGCCCGGATTCAGAGCGAATGCGGGCAATAGCCAAAACCCATTTGGAGATGGCTTCGCTGCAAAACGCATAGTCTCCGTTATACGATCCTTCGATCGGACCAAAGTGGCCTCGAAACATTTTCACGATGTGACTTTTCCAGTGTCAGGTAGCGCTCGCGATGCAACCTGTCCGATCGCGAATTGA
- the neuB gene encoding N-acetylneuraminate synthase yields MSIILIAEAGVNHNGDPDLALRMVDVAAEAGADFVKFQTFRAELLATANADKAGYQKSAIGNDQSQLAMLSSLQLPESTYPLLADRCQQHGIGFLSTAFDEESLTLVAALKPKYLKIPSGELTNIPLLRKHARLDTPLLISTGMATLGEIDAALRCLIDAGMRREQLILLHCTTEYPAPFASLNLKAIRTLANTFGIPCGYSDHSSGIEAAIAAAALGAPVIEKHFTLNRNMRGPDHRASVEPDELGQMVRAVRNVELALGDGIKRPYDTELANAQVARKRIVAATVIHSGDTLGEQNMTTRRHTVGLSPLHWDLLLGRKAVRDFQPDEPIEL; encoded by the coding sequence ATGAGTATCATTTTGATTGCAGAAGCGGGCGTAAACCACAACGGTGATCCCGACCTTGCGTTGCGAATGGTGGACGTGGCGGCCGAAGCTGGCGCAGACTTTGTGAAATTTCAAACATTTCGGGCGGAGCTACTTGCCACGGCGAATGCAGACAAGGCTGGTTACCAAAAGAGCGCAATTGGAAATGATCAATCGCAACTAGCAATGCTCTCTTCCTTGCAGCTCCCGGAATCAACTTATCCGCTGCTGGCGGATCGCTGCCAGCAACATGGGATAGGATTTCTTTCCACTGCTTTTGACGAAGAGAGTCTAACGCTTGTGGCTGCGCTCAAACCGAAATATTTGAAAATTCCCTCTGGCGAACTGACCAACATCCCTTTACTGAGAAAGCATGCGCGCCTTGATACGCCATTGTTGATTTCAACGGGCATGGCTACTCTGGGTGAAATTGATGCGGCCCTGCGCTGTTTGATCGATGCGGGCATGCGACGAGAGCAATTGATATTGCTCCACTGTACTACGGAATACCCTGCGCCCTTTGCTTCCTTAAATTTGAAAGCGATTCGCACTCTGGCGAACACCTTTGGCATTCCCTGCGGCTACTCAGATCACAGTTCTGGCATTGAGGCCGCCATTGCGGCAGCAGCCCTTGGCGCGCCGGTCATTGAGAAACACTTCACGCTGAACCGAAATATGCGAGGCCCAGACCATCGAGCGAGTGTGGAGCCAGACGAGCTCGGGCAGATGGTACGGGCGGTAAGAAATGTTGAGTTGGCTCTTGGCGACGGAATAAAGAGGCCCTACGATACCGAGCTTGCCAATGCGCAGGTAGCACGGAAGCGCATTGTTGCAGCAACCGTGATTCACTCCGGGGATACGCTCGGCGAACAAAACATGACGACTCGCCGCCACACAGTCGGTCTGTCGCCGTTGCACTGGGACCTCCTGCTTGGTCGGAAGGCCGTTCGCGATTTTCAACCTGATGAGCCCATTGAGTTGTAA
- a CDS encoding NeuD/PglB/VioB family sugar acetyltransferase, producing MTAPKILLVGAGGHARSVIDVVETAGEYDIVGLVGTPEQVGQQLLGRPILGHDGDLQKLRAVADYAIVAIGQIKTAESRTRAWQSVRDAGFITPKIVAPTARVARSAAIGDGTVIFHFAFVNSCASVGANCIINSCALLEHDVIVEDHCHISTGVILNGGVRVHERSFVGSGAIVRENTTIGNNSIVPMGHRVIRSWPSSAELRQ from the coding sequence ATGACAGCTCCAAAGATCTTGCTCGTGGGCGCTGGCGGTCACGCTCGCTCGGTAATTGATGTAGTTGAAACGGCAGGCGAGTATGACATAGTGGGGCTTGTGGGTACGCCTGAGCAAGTTGGACAGCAACTTCTGGGAAGGCCAATCCTGGGACACGACGGTGATTTGCAAAAATTGCGGGCTGTAGCTGACTACGCCATAGTAGCCATCGGTCAAATCAAGACCGCGGAGTCGCGGACTCGCGCCTGGCAAAGCGTTCGCGATGCCGGATTTATTACGCCGAAGATCGTCGCACCTACCGCGCGGGTCGCCCGAAGCGCTGCCATTGGCGATGGAACAGTCATATTTCACTTTGCATTTGTCAATTCCTGCGCCTCAGTAGGAGCCAATTGCATCATCAATTCCTGTGCACTGCTGGAGCATGATGTGATTGTCGAGGACCATTGTCATATTTCCACAGGTGTGATTCTGAATGGCGGCGTACGCGTACATGAGCGCAGTTTCGTCGGAAGCGGCGCCATAGTGCGTGAGAATACCACAATTGGAAATAATTCGATCGTGCCTATGGGCCATCGTGTCATTCGCTCCTGGCCGAGTTCAGCCGAGTTGAGACAATGA